In Tautonia marina, the DNA window GATGCCCGGCGGCTCGAACATCTGATCCGCCATGGTTTGCATTATTGTCGTCGAGCCGCCCGGGCCTGTGAGCTGATCCGGATCGACTGGCGACTCACAACCGACCGGTTGGAACTGGTCTTTGAGGTGTTGCCAGGGGTCTCGCACTTCGAGATGCCGAGGTCCGACAAGGCCATTGACCTGGACCTGTTTCTGGCGTCCATCTTCGCCGACCGGCTCGGGGGCGTGCTCCGGCCAGGGCCACCGTTTCTGGTCGAATTACCCGGGACCATCGTTCAGGGCGGGGTGCCGGACGAAGCCAGGGCGGCCCCCAGACCGACGGGTCCGCCGCCACCTCGCCGGTCGGCCGGTCACGTCTTGCTGGTCGATGAGAATCTGGAGTCGATCCAGGCCCTCGGTCTCCTGATTGGTCGCCTGGGCTGGCATGTTCGGGCCACCCCGAGAATCGACGAGGCTCGGGAGATGATCCAGGCCTTTCGGCCTCATGTCGTGCTGATCGGGCTGCACATGCCGTTCATCGAGGGGCAATCGCTCGCCCGGAGCATCCGGCACGACCTGGTCATGGGCGCTCCCCTGCTGATCGGGATTAGCAGTTCATCCCATCCGCCGACAATCGACCGGGACGGCGAGCGAACGTTTGACCACATTGTGACCAAGCCGGTTCGGCTGGCGGAGCTGGCCGCCCTGCTGGGAGCCGCAGGTTCGCAGAGGGCGGCATCGAGTTGACCGGGCCGAGACGCCCGAATCACTCGGGAGCCGAGTCGTTGCGTGCGGGTGACGCGGGGAAGGGCCGAAATTCGGCACCATAAAGCCGTCGAATCGCAGTCTCGAAGCCGAGAATGCGGGTCGCGTCGAGGATCATGGACACCTCCCGGCTGCCGATCGACCGGACGAGTTCCAGCAGCGCCTCCTCTTCAGGAGGGACCGAGGAACGATCCTGGCAGGGATCGTCTTGCAGCGTGTCATCGGCCAGGAAGTCAACCGAGACATCGAGTGCCCGGGCGAGCCGCAGGATGTTGTGTAATCCTGGCCGCTTGGATTGCCCCTTGAGGAGCCGGGAAACCTCGGAGTCGCTGACCCCCGATTTCTGGGCCAAGGCTTGCTGAGACAACCCAAGCTGAATCATCCGGCGATCCAACTTCCGGGCCAGCGTTCTCGCGGGAGAGTTCTGGGCAGACACGGCTTGGGGTGCTCGGGAATCGGACTGCCGCGCGCTGTGGTGGACAGTCCCCGAATGTGGGGGAGAAACCTTGCGGGACGGTTCCACCGTGGCGGGGAACCGCTCATTGGAGGTGTGTGGTGGTGACATACTGGAATCAGCGTCCCTTGACCGGCGAATGGACCAAGATTTTTGGGATGATCGCCCCCGATGATCCCAGACACGCCGTCTTGCAGCCGTGACTCAACCCAACGTTGCAAAATCGGGGGCGGGGACGTGGTTTTTTGGAAACACAGTCCGCTCGGGGCGAGCCGAAGCAAAGCAGGCACGTCGGCAACACAACGGGGACAGGAGCCTCGCCAGATTGGAGCCGATCACCCCTGTTCTGATCGACCGTCCGTGCGCGAACCGCGTGTCTGGTTTCCCGCGAAGATCCGTGCGTGATGAAGAAGCCTGGGGACTTCTCGGCCCAGCCTGTGGGTACGATGCGGACTGATCGGCCGCTGGGGTCGAGATTGACCCCAGGATCCCCAACCAATCGTCAACGGCAACGCCTAACCTAGAAGCTGCGACGGGCGACGAGCTGGGCCAGGCCGTCGAGAATGTCTCGGGCCGGCGAGGGAGGAAGGATGAGGAGCTGTTGACGAGCGGAGTCGATGAACGATCGGGCACGCTCCCAGGCGTCGTCGAGGGCTCCGGAGGCTTCGAGCATCGGCCGCAAGGTTCGGCGGGTCTGACTGGATGGGGTGGCCAGGAGATTCCGGACGGTGGCGGCGTCGGCCGGGTCGGCCGATCGCAGCAGGAGGATGATCGGCAAGGTGAGCTTTTGCTTGTCGAGGTCGGTGCCGAGGGTCTTGCCCGTGTCGTCCTCGTCTCCCCAGAGGTCGAGCAGGTCGTCGGCGATCTGGAAGGCGACGCCGAGGTCGCGACCGTAGTGGTCAAGGGCGTCGCAGGTTTCGGGATTGGCCCCGGCGTAGTGAGCGCCGAGGCGGCAGGAGACGGCGGTCAGCTCGGCGGTCTTGCCGCGGACGATCTCGTAATACGAGGTTTCGTCGAGGTCGAGGTCGCCGCGGTGGTGGATCTGCTGCAGCTCTCCCTCGCAAACGAGGTTGGTGGCGCGACCGATCACGCGGCAGGCGTAGGTTGATTCGAGCGAGGCGGCGAGGTGAAAGGCGTGAGTAAACAGGTAGTCGCCGAGCAAGACGGCGGCCTCGGCCCCCCACTCGGCGTTGATGGTGGCGGCGTGGCGGCGGACGGTGGCCTCGTCGAGGATGTCGTCGTGGACAAGGGTGGCGGTGTGGATCATCTCGACGACGGCGGCCACAACCGGGTGCGCCGGCCGGATGCCGCCGCAAGCCTGGGCCGTAAGCAAGACGAGCGCCGGGCGGAGTTGCTTGCCTCGGAACCGCGCCGAGTGTTCGACCAGGCGCTGAACATAATCACTTCGACTGTGCAGTTCGTCGCGGAAAATCTGCTCGGCTTCGACCAGGTGGGGGGCGATCGGGGCGTAGGCGTCTCGCAACTGCTGGGCGAGTTCGTCAGGACCGATCCACGAGGAGGTCCGTTCCCCGAGTTGAGATCGGCCGGCGAGCGGATTGTGATGGAGGGTATCGACTTCGGCCATCAGCTCGGGTCCCGTCGGCTCAAGCGGGGGCGAGGCCCCCGGGGAATGGGGATCGGGAGAGGCGGGTCGTGTGGAACGGGCTTGGAAATCGACCCGAGGCCCCCGATGTCTTGCCTTCGTAACCGGCTGGGGAACGAAGGCGAAGCAGGGCGATCAACACGGGTTCCGGGGCCGCCCCCGGCAGGGTTTCGATGCGTGGAATCGGTGGGGTGATCGTCATTCGAGGCGCTGGTAGGTTCCGCTCCGACCGCCCGACTTGGCCTCCAGGACAATCTGTTCGATGACCATGCCACGATCGACCGCCTTGCACATATCGTAAATGGTCAGGGCGGCCACCGAAACGGCGGTCATCGCTTCCATCTCGACCCCGGTCCGACCGACCAGGCGGGCCGTGGCCTCGATCCGAACGGCGTCGTCTCCGAACGGCTCGAAATGGAGTTCGACCGCGTCGAGCCCGAGCGGATGACAGAGCGGGATCAGGTCTCCGGTGCGTTTGGCCGCCAGAATTCCGGCAAGCCGCGCCACTTCGAACACGTCTCCCTTGGAGAGCTTGCGATCGCGGATCAGAGCCAGGGTTTCCGGCTTCATCCGAACGAGGCCGCTCGCCGTCGCTGATCGAAGCGTCTCAGGCTTGCCTGAAACATCGACCATTCGACCGGCTCCCGACTCGTCAAAATGGGTCAGGCCGGACACTGAGCACTCCTCCGCTCCGTCGAACTCAAGAGTCGGACGCTACCAACCAGGGGATTCGTCCGTTCTTGCCAGGATTGTAGACGAGGAGCCAGCAAAGTTCAATTCGTTCTGAACGAATCTTCGCGATTGTCAGGGACGAACGCCGGATCGGGAGCGTCGAATCGGTAGAGTCGGGAGAGCCAGACACCTGCTCGGGATTGCTCAAGGACCGGCTCGCCGCGGGTCAGGGCGTCCTCGATTGCCGGCGACCAGTAGGCGGAGCGTCGGAAGACCAGCAGCCAGCGCGATTCGTCGAGCCCCTGTTCCGGGAGCAAGCGGATTTCCTTTTCGAACAGCCCGGCGTTGAGCAAGGCCGTGGGGTACAGGTGATGGAAGGTGGGGGCGATGGCGACCGCTTCGCCCTGAGGCACGAGATGCTGGACCTCGGCCAGCAACGGGGGGGCGAGGGTGTCTCCCCAGTACGTCAGTTCCATCCCCAGGCGTTCGGCTCCCGGAAGACCACCGATCAGCAGGTTGTAATAGCTCAACTGGTACGGGTGCATCCGGACCACTCCCCCACCTTGCGAGACAACCAGGGCAATGAGAAGCCCTCGAAGCCATCGACGCTCACCGAACCGATCCCAGAGCCCCTGGAAGCCGAGACCAATGAGGATGGCCCAGCTCGGGAAGGTAAGGAGAAACAGACGCTCGCCGTCGTAGACCGGGGCGCGGGTGCTGAACAGGACCAGGAACAGGAGGATCGACGAGGCGAGCAAGGCGGGGAACGGGTCGGTCCGAGGCTGTCGAAGCCCTCGGATCAGGCCGAGCAAGCCAAGCAGGTGCAGGCCGACCGGCACGGTCAGGGCGAAGTAGACCCAGGGATAATGCCAGGGCAAGGCGACGTCCTCGACCACCCGTCCGAAATAGAGGACCCGGATCGGCTGGCGATCGACGCTCGTGGAGAGGAACCGGACGAGGCGATCGGCCGAGTCGTTCCAGAGCCACGGCCAGCCGACCAGGAAGACGAGTAAACCGACCAGCCCCCACAGGATCGCGCCGGGGATCGCCTTGCGAATCGGCAGACGAAGCAGGGCATAACCGAGGACCAACGGGGGCAAGAGCCAGGCGTGGATCTTCGTCAACAGGGCCAATCCCCAGAACGCCCCGGCGATTGCCAGGGCAAGCACGGGACGGGTTCCCTCGATGGCCCGAGCCGCCGCAAGCAAGGCGAGGGTCCAGCAGAGGGCGAGGATCGTGTCGAGCGTGGCGAAATGGGCGTGCGCGAAGACGCGGGGCATGAGGACGAGAGAAACTCCGGCGACGATCCCGGCCGGTGGGCCGAAGCGACGCCCTGCCTCTCGGGTGATGAGTCCGACCAGGACGGCGAAGGCGAGCATCGGCGCCACGCGGGCCGGGTGGACCGACATCGGATCGGCCCCGCCGAGCAGTCCCTCAATCGGCTCAAAGACGACCGAAGCCAGGCCGACGAGCCATCGGCCGAGCGGAGGATGCTGCGCATTGTCGGCGAAGAAGGCGTCGAGATTGGCCTGACGGACGGAGCCGAGCCCTCGACTGCCAACCTGATCGATCAGGGAACCCGCGAGGCTGAGATAATTGCGACCGACCTTCACGTCGATCGGCTCGTCGCTGGTGATCCCCGGATCGCCGATCGTCAGCAGCACGGCCAGACCGGCCAGCGTTCCCAGGAGCCAGGGCCAGCGGGCGGCGAAGGAGGGAGCCGGAGTCGGTGGTGCCATCGGCGAGGGGTCGGGCATCGGGGAGCATCGGGCGAGAGGAGCGATCGGGGGTTTGGCAGAGCAAAATGGATCGTCAGCATCATACCCGGGGCAATCACGCGGATGCCAAAGGTCAGCGGTTTCGATTGGGGACGGTTCGGAAACGATCGCGGGCCCCGAGGGACTGCCTCGGCGAAGAACGCCGGGAAATCCCGATGGGGCCCGAGAACGCAGTCGAACGAATCGAAGAAGGAATCGCGGACGATCAGTCTTCGTTCTTCTTCTGGGCGATCAGTCGCTTGACCCGTTCGGCGAGCAAGGCGCCGTCGAAGGGTTTCTTGAAGCCGTCGTTGAAGCCGAGGCGGTAGATCTCGTCGCCGGGCTCGTCGCTGGTCAACGCGATGAGAACGGTGTTGGCGTGATCTTCGCTTCGCTTCAGGTTCTGGGCGATCTGACCGGCTTCGATGCGGCCGATGGCCATGTCAATAATGATGCAATCCGGGTGGAAGCTTTCGGCACGAATGCCGGCTTCGAATCCGGACGCGGCGACTTCGAGGCGGAAGTCCTCGGTTTCGCGGAGGTGGTCGCGGAGCATGGACTGGAGCGGGCCGTCGGCCCCAACCACCAGGACCTTGCTATAGACCTCGGCTTCGAGCTCGCCGAGGGGCATCCCGTATTCTTTGAGGAATCGCAGCAAGTTATCCCGAGGGATGCGGCGATCCTGCGAACCGGGGATGCGATAACCCCGCAGTCGGCCGGAATCAAACCACTTGCTCACGGTTCGGGGCGCAACTTTGCAGATCTTGGCGACCTGACCAGTCGTATAAACCTTTTTCATATCGAGGACTCCACTCGGATCGGAGTACGTGAGAGACCTCGGAGGTGTCCGAGACCCCCTCCTGGGGCCGGGCCGGCCCGATCCGACGCGGACGGGGAGCGTCGCCAGCTCCGGCCGCGTCGGCCGGGGTCAGCGGATCGGGTTGCCGAGAACGAGCCGGGTCCGGGGCGAGCGGACATCGGCGGGCAACCAATCGACTCAACCGTCACCATCCGTGGATCGCAGGGACCGATCGCTCCGTTGACGCGCCTGGCGGAGGGCCTCGAACGACCTTCCGATGAGTACGTCTCAGGAACCGACCCGCTGACACCGCGTCATGCAGGCCGCCCGGTTCAGGTCACCCGGAGGGGGGTTCGCTCGCCTCCTTGCGGTAGCGGACCTGACCGTCAAGACTAATTTTCGATCGGCGCGGCCGGCGACTTTAGGGAGGGTTACAACACAAGCCCGGTCGGGAGACGTGTACCGGGGGTCGCCGAGGGGGGAATCGTGCCGAGAGGAGCCGTCAACACGGGTGTTCCGGCCAGTGGAGCCGTACGGACAAGGCGGGCAAAAAATGCTTCGGAATTCGAGCGGTGCCCCTCCCCCTGAGGACCGGATGCGCTCCGGTCTCAAGGGGTTAGGGCATGGTCAGCATCACGGGAGGCTCAGCGCTCGGAGTCTCCCGAGCGGTTTCGGAACCGGTTCAAGAGGCCAGGACGCCGGGGTTCGGGCTCTTGAAATTGCGGATCGAGCCCGAGTTCAGCTTCGAGCTCGCTTTTTGGCTCCTCCTCCTGCGATTTCGAGGCCGGTCCTCCGACTCGAAACCGCTTGAATAAGCCAAAACCACGACGGCGCTCGGCCTCCTCGTCGTCGTACGAAGCGGGTGTGACGTCGTCGTCCTTGACCACGTCCTTGCCGGTGAGCAAGGCACGATCGTACTCCTGGACGTCGTTGGAGATGGAGTCGATTTGCAGGGCCGCTTCGAGGTTCGCCTGGTTGTGGGCTCCCTGAAGGATCGTAACGACCTGCGGGTAGGTCGCCCCGAGCGCCGCGACGCAGCGAATCACCTCGACCAGATCGGTCGAGCAGGACAGTACCTGTGGAGCGGCTCCCGTCAGTTCGATCCGGGAGACCTCGATCCGGCGGTCCCCCTGAGCGGCGTTGAGCAGGATCGGGCCGGTTCCCCCGAGGACCACGGGGGTTTCGAGCAGGTGCTGATCGCCGAACAGGACGATCTCGGGGCGTCGGGTCCGGCTGACGTGAATCATCGGCGGCCCGTCGCTGCGAACGACGAAAAGCTCGAAGGGGTCTTCCCGAGGGGGTTCGTGGCGGATCGGGGCCGACTCGGCACCAACCTTGAGGCTCATCGGGTCGTCGGCCTCGTCGGAGCGTCGGCGTTCTTCGAGGAAGCCGAGCACTCGGGTCCGGCCGAGGTACGGATCGCCAGGGTCGGAGGTCCGCAAGGCGTTGAACGCTCCGTAGCGGATGACCGGGTCGGGCTGATCCATCAACGTCCGGAGCCGGACGATTCCGGCAGGCTGATCCATCGCCGCCAGGGCGGCCAGGGCCATCGTCCGGAACTCGGGTTGCTCGATGACGGCCTTCACGAGTTCATCGGTGCCGGCAGAGTCGTCAAGGTACGCCAGGGCCTCGGCGGCGAAGAAACGGACCTGGGGATGGTCACTCGTCAGCGCCTGGGCCAGCACCGGGGAGGCAATGCCTCCGACCGATTCGAGCTTCAGGGCGGCTTCGCCGGCGGTCTTGGGATCGAGCAGTTCTTTGCCCCAGGCTTCGAGCCGCTGATCCTGGAGTTCCGGGGTCCGCTTCAGGCGAATCTGGGCGAGGACCTGAAGATAACGAAGCTGGTTGTGGTGGTAGCGCTGCGGCACGTTCAGAACGATGGTGTTGTCGGTCTTGGCCGTCGCCACCCCCTTCTTGAACCGGCCGTCGCGGTACTGGAAGCGCTGATTGATGAGATCCTGAAGCTGCTTGGCCACGCCTCCGCTGCGGTAACGATCGTTGATCAGGAGAACGTAGGGAATCTCCTGCTTGATCCGACCGCCACCGAGCACGCGACCGACTTTCGGGTCGTCGGGGGCCTCGGAGTTGCCGGTGATGACGGGGCCGTAGGCGTAGACCATCGGCTTGCCATCGAGCTGATTCCCCGAGGCGATGCCGATTTCATTGAGCCAGGTTCCCATGAGGAAGCCACCTTCGAGGCTGCTCGTCTCGCTGTCGGGCGGGAGCAGGACCTCAATGTTCAGCTCATCCTGGGGAGACATGCCGGCCGTGATCCTCGCCCGGACGACCACCAGAGACGTCCGCTGGAGCGGGTCGCCGAGGATCGACTGGACGTCAAGTTCCGGGTTGCGCTTGATCTCGGTTTCAAGCTTCTCGCGATAGGCAGACGGTCGGGGTTCCGATCCGGTCCCCGCCA includes these proteins:
- a CDS encoding helix-turn-helix domain-containing protein, which encodes MSAQNSPARTLARKLDRRMIQLGLSQQALAQKSGVSDSEVSRLLKGQSKRPGLHNILRLARALDVSVDFLADDTLQDDPCQDRSSVPPEEEALLELVRSIGSREVSMILDATRILGFETAIRRLYGAEFRPFPASPARNDSAPE
- a CDS encoding polyprenyl synthetase family protein; translated protein: MAEVDTLHHNPLAGRSQLGERTSSWIGPDELAQQLRDAYAPIAPHLVEAEQIFRDELHSRSDYVQRLVEHSARFRGKQLRPALVLLTAQACGGIRPAHPVVAAVVEMIHTATLVHDDILDEATVRRHAATINAEWGAEAAVLLGDYLFTHAFHLAASLESTYACRVIGRATNLVCEGELQQIHHRGDLDLDETSYYEIVRGKTAELTAVSCRLGAHYAGANPETCDALDHYGRDLGVAFQIADDLLDLWGDEDDTGKTLGTDLDKQKLTLPIILLLRSADPADAATVRNLLATPSSQTRRTLRPMLEASGALDDAWERARSFIDSARQQLLILPPSPARDILDGLAQLVARRSF
- the moaC gene encoding cyclic pyranopterin monophosphate synthase MoaC translates to MVDVSGKPETLRSATASGLVRMKPETLALIRDRKLSKGDVFEVARLAGILAAKRTGDLIPLCHPLGLDAVELHFEPFGDDAVRIEATARLVGRTGVEMEAMTAVSVAALTIYDMCKAVDRGMVIEQIVLEAKSGGRSGTYQRLE
- a CDS encoding glycosyltransferase family 39 protein codes for the protein MPDPSPMAPPTPAPSFAARWPWLLGTLAGLAVLLTIGDPGITSDEPIDVKVGRNYLSLAGSLIDQVGSRGLGSVRQANLDAFFADNAQHPPLGRWLVGLASVVFEPIEGLLGGADPMSVHPARVAPMLAFAVLVGLITREAGRRFGPPAGIVAGVSLVLMPRVFAHAHFATLDTILALCWTLALLAAARAIEGTRPVLALAIAGAFWGLALLTKIHAWLLPPLVLGYALLRLPIRKAIPGAILWGLVGLLVFLVGWPWLWNDSADRLVRFLSTSVDRQPIRVLYFGRVVEDVALPWHYPWVYFALTVPVGLHLLGLLGLIRGLRQPRTDPFPALLASSILLFLVLFSTRAPVYDGERLFLLTFPSWAILIGLGFQGLWDRFGERRWLRGLLIALVVSQGGGVVRMHPYQLSYYNLLIGGLPGAERLGMELTYWGDTLAPPLLAEVQHLVPQGEAVAIAPTFHHLYPTALLNAGLFEKEIRLLPEQGLDESRWLLVFRRSAYWSPAIEDALTRGEPVLEQSRAGVWLSRLYRFDAPDPAFVPDNREDSFRTN
- a CDS encoding helix-turn-helix domain-containing protein translates to MKKVYTTGQVAKICKVAPRTVSKWFDSGRLRGYRIPGSQDRRIPRDNLLRFLKEYGMPLGELEAEVYSKVLVVGADGPLQSMLRDHLRETEDFRLEVAASGFEAGIRAESFHPDCIIIDMAIGRIEAGQIAQNLKRSEDHANTVLIALTSDEPGDEIYRLGFNDGFKKPFDGALLAERVKRLIAQKKNED
- a CDS encoding flagellar basal body P-ring protein FlgI — translated: MRRGDRRAVPARALVGFGVAILLIGTPAVVLGQDTDQKVVDIAEPLGFGQKVVEGVGLVIGLAGTGSEPRPSAYREKLETEIKRNPELDVQSILGDPLQRTSLVVVRARITAGMSPQDELNIEVLLPPDSETSSLEGGFLMGTWLNEIGIASGNQLDGKPMVYAYGPVITGNSEAPDDPKVGRVLGGGRIKQEIPYVLLINDRYRSGGVAKQLQDLINQRFQYRDGRFKKGVATAKTDNTIVLNVPQRYHHNQLRYLQVLAQIRLKRTPELQDQRLEAWGKELLDPKTAGEAALKLESVGGIASPVLAQALTSDHPQVRFFAAEALAYLDDSAGTDELVKAVIEQPEFRTMALAALAAMDQPAGIVRLRTLMDQPDPVIRYGAFNALRTSDPGDPYLGRTRVLGFLEERRRSDEADDPMSLKVGAESAPIRHEPPREDPFELFVVRSDGPPMIHVSRTRRPEIVLFGDQHLLETPVVLGGTGPILLNAAQGDRRIEVSRIELTGAAPQVLSCSTDLVEVIRCVAALGATYPQVVTILQGAHNQANLEAALQIDSISNDVQEYDRALLTGKDVVKDDDVTPASYDDEEAERRRGFGLFKRFRVGGPASKSQEEEPKSELEAELGLDPQFQEPEPRRPGLLNRFRNRSGDSER